ACCTCTTTTAAAACTTCTGGTGGAACGTCGTTATGGATAACAAACCCTTTGTTCGTAACCGCACACATCGTCCCTACGGTCTTATAATCCATTATCCTGTAAGGCACGAGTTCTATTCCGAGCACGTCCTCGAACCTCTTCAGTTCTTCCCTTTCAAACTCCTCGTTAACAATACCTCCTTTATCGTTCACAGCCATACACAGACCCATAGAAGTCAAGACGCTTTTACTTCGGTAGACGTTCAACCCGGTTTTTTTGAAGAGGTTGACCTCACCATCGGTTGCAATATGGGGAAGGATTATCCCGTTGTCGTTCATTGCCACGTACACGCCTATAAGACGTGAACCGTCTACAGAACCTGCAACCACTTCAACGTTCAACGCTTCTATGGACCTCTTAAACTTTTCGGGCATATCCTTAGGCACCACTACGAATTTATCATTAGCCTTTGCAAATATGCCAACAAATTCGTTACCGTAGAAGGTGGTCTTTGCTACTCCCATTCCTTGCTCTCCCCGCTATGAAACATCCTTATTTTCTGTCCTTCGCTTCTTCCGACGACCTCTTTTTTTGTTTTTCTTTAGACCCTTCTGACGACTCTTTCTTTGACACCGCCTTCTTTTCACCCTGTTTCTTCTCAGATTTCTCCTCGCCCTCTTTCGTACTTTTCTTCTCCTTCTCTTTCTTTGTCTGTTTTTCCTCCTTGATCACAGTAACCTCTTCATCCAGCGTGTAGACATAGACCCTTCCTTCATGACGCACTACCTTGACCTTCACCTTTCTTGGCGGTTTCTGTATACCGTGGCGCCAGACCTCTGCATTAACATTGTTGCTCAACCTGACATGGTCGATATCGGTTTTCATATGACGGGATACGAACCGTTTGATAAAACTGACCGCCTTCTTACTCCTTACACTTCTGGGATAATCGTAAACCTTTCCCAAAGGAATAGTATAAACACGTTCATCCATAACACATCACCTTCTAATTTTTCTTAAGTTTTGTCTGCATCTTTATCTTTCTTCTTCTCCAATTTCTCTGTCTGCTGTTCGTCATAACCTTCCGGTTCGTTTTCGCGACTACGAACACCGGTACACGCCTGTTCTGACGTTTTGCTTTCACAACGAACATCTTTTCTTTTTCGGATTTTATACTACCCATACAAACCACCATCTCTCTTCATTTCCGTTTGATTATTATCCTCGGTTCCCTCCTCTGAGTAAGGTTTTTCAGCAGGTTCAACAGTTCCGCATCGGTCAGTTTCCGGTTCATCTTCGGCCCATACATTGATATGAGGTTGACCACTTGGTAATACCTCTCCCTGTTGGAGAGTTTAACGTTCATCAACCTTTCATAGGCGTTCGGTTCCAGATATTTTCTGGCAATAGCATCCATCTTTGCTTCCAATGCAGCCTGCTCCTGAAGTTTGGCATACGCCTCCTCCAACCGTTTTCTACGGATCTCCTCGATATCCTGGTCTTCGGTCATCTTTTCCACCGGTTTCATTATTTCGCTTTCTTCTCGTTGAACACTTCATAAGCGGTATTATCGAGCAGGGACCTTCCCTTCGGAGTTAGTACCCTACCTACCTTTTCCTTTTTTATAAGTTCGTACTTCTCAAGCATCTGTAAACCGCGCCTTATTATCGCACCGCCTGCTTTATAATGATGTTCTTTTTTCCTTCCCCTATTCTTTCTACCGCCGTAATGGGTCCTGAGACTGTTAACACCCACCCTTCCTTTAATGTATGCCTGTCTCAGCATCGAAGCCAACCTCAGATACCAAAAATCCTTCTGTTGAGGTCTTCTCTCGGCGTGAGCACCTGATTTAACGTACAACAAAAACTCAGGTTTCGGGATACCCATTGCCTTGAGTTTCTCGGCAGTTTTCTGTATCAGGTCGTTTGGAGGGACATCATAAACAGTAACCATTTTACCACCTCTTTCTCAACATATCTGAACGAACCTGGTTGACCT
This is a stretch of genomic DNA from Candidatus Micrarchaeota archaeon. It encodes these proteins:
- a CDS encoding 50S ribosomal protein L39e; translation: MGSIKSEKEKMFVVKAKRQNRRVPVFVVAKTNRKVMTNSRQRNWRRRKIKMQTKLKKN
- a CDS encoding 50S ribosomal protein L31e translates to MDERVYTIPLGKVYDYPRSVRSKKAVSFIKRFVSRHMKTDIDHVRLSNNVNAEVWRHGIQKPPRKVKVKVVRHEGRVYVYTLDEEVTVIKEEKQTKKEKEKKSTKEGEEKSEKKQGEKKAVSKKESSEGSKEKQKKRSSEEAKDRK
- a CDS encoding translation initiation factor IF-6 yields the protein MGVAKTTFYGNEFVGIFAKANDKFVVVPKDMPEKFKRSIEALNVEVVAGSVDGSRLIGVYVAMNDNGIILPHIATDGEVNLFKKTGLNVYRSKSVLTSMGLCMAVNDKGGIVNEEFEREELKRFEDVLGIELVPYRIMDYKTVGTMCAVTNKGFVIHNDVPPEVLKEVEEILHVKGINGTVNMGSPFVGIGVIANSFGIVTGMFTSGIEVQRLMEGLDIEG
- a CDS encoding 30S ribosomal protein S19e, translated to MVTVYDVPPNDLIQKTAEKLKAMGIPKPEFLLYVKSGAHAERRPQQKDFWYLRLASMLRQAYIKGRVGVNSLRTHYGGRKNRGRKKEHHYKAGGAIIRRGLQMLEKYELIKKEKVGRVLTPKGRSLLDNTAYEVFNEKKAK